A window from Ictalurus punctatus breed USDA103 unplaced genomic scaffold, Coco_2.0 Super-Scaffold_100046, whole genome shotgun sequence encodes these proteins:
- the LOC128629964 gene encoding vigilin-like, whose product METPCHSPGPKEGLFERIKGLQAELEDRALRSFKLTITVDPKYHLKIIARKGAIITQIHTDHDVNIQFPEKNDENHDQLSITGYEQNAIAARDAIQGIVDELEEIISEDITLDSRVHARIIGARTKGIRKIMDEFKVDLRFPQSGAADPNLVTVTGRPEMVDEAIDHLLNLEEECMADVVEDEAKMAYMKPSGTAAAKPEEPRGPSNGFVVREAPWATSSEKASDMNSSEDFPSFGTPVAAAKASPWGPKCFRSDLWLVDVSVSSMRQCVFIHTLQA is encoded by the exons atggagAC GCCTTGCCACTCACCTGGACCTAAAGAAGGGCTTTTTGAGCGCATCAAAGGGCTGCAGGCTGAACTGGAGGATCGGGCTCTCAGGAGCTTCAAGTTGACCATCACTGTGGATCCCAAATATCATCTCAAGATCATTGCTCGCAAGGGTGCCATAATCACCCAGATCCATACTGACCATGATGTCAACATCCAGTTCCCTGAGAAAAATGACGAGAACCATGACCAGCTCAGCATCACCGGCTATGAGCAGAATGCTATAGCAGCACGTGATGCTATCCAAGGCATTGTTGATGAGCTGGAGGAAATTATATCTGAGGACATTACCTTGGACAGCAGAGTTCATGCTCGCATTATTGGTGCTCGTACCAAGGGTATCCGCAAAATCATGGATGAATTTAAAGTTGATCTTCGGTTTCCTCAGAGCGGAGCTGCAGATCCCAATTTGGTTACTGTAACTGGCCGTCCAGAGATGGTTGATGAAGCCATAGATCATCTCCTGAACTTGGAAGAGGAATGTATGGCTGATGTGGTGGAAGATGAGGCCAAGATGGCCTACATGAAGCCATCTGGCACTGCAGCAGCCAAACCTGAGGAACCCCGTGGGCCCTCCAATGGATTTGTGGTGAGGGAGGCACCCTGGGCTACCAGCAGTGAGAAGGCCTCTGATATGAATAGCTCCGAGGACTTCCCCAGCTTCGGTACTCCTGTGGCTGCTGCCAAAGCTTCTCCATGGGGACCAAAGTGTTTTAGAAGTGACCTGTGGTTGGTGGATGTCTCTGTGAGCAGCAtgcgtcagtgtgtgttcattcacactctccaggcctga